A region from the Vanacampus margaritifer isolate UIUO_Vmar chromosome 5, RoL_Vmar_1.0, whole genome shotgun sequence genome encodes:
- the sptbn4b gene encoding spectrin beta chain, non-erythrocytic 4 isoform X4 — translation MLMARDGNRDDTQKLHKKWLKHQAFMAELAQNKEWLDKIEREGQHLIQEKPELSPLVRQKLEEIRECWLDLESTTQAKAQQLFQANKTNLLAQSYRSLDQRLGQMECQLAYVDRGHDLATVNRQLKKLQTMECQMEEWYQEVGELQAQAAAVPQQTRAKETVAEQQAAVEARMVRLIEPLKERRRLLLGSKEVHQVARDLEDEMLWVQERLPLAMSQEHGSSLQSVQQLMKKNQTLQKELQGHLSRVEEVLERAAIFASIRSPDANAVRAGHEQLSQLWVLLWAETERRQLVLDAMYQAQQYYFDTAEVEAWLSEQELHMMNEEKGKDEPSTLQLLKKHLVLEQTIEDYAETIGLLSQQCRQLLEMGHPDCEQISKRQSQMDRLYVSLKDLVEERKSRLEQQYWLYQLNREVDELEQWIAQREVVASSPELGQDFEHVSLLQEKFTEFASETGSAGQERVTAVNQMVDELIDYGHAEAAVIAEWKDAVNESWAELLELMETRAQMLAASHQLHKFFADCREVLSQIDDKHRRLPEVRVRQSSTANTSTLQRLLHGFEQDIQLLVTQVRQLQESAAQLRTVYAGEKAEAIACREHQVMQCWKELLTSCEECRLQITTETDKLRFLGLARDQIMWMDSILCQIDTGEKPRDVSSVEVLMNYHQSLRNEVDARSQSVIECIDMGKMLLAARNPAAHQIKEKLDKVVAKQHELSVKWDKHWEALQQLLEVHQFAQEAVVAEAWLTAQEPLVSSKELGGSVDEVEQLIRRHEAFRKAAATWEERFSSLRRLTTVEKLKAEQSKQPATPLLGRKVFLDPQDASSAPPSTLPRLPLSPVMRQTIYEQNEASTPPSPSPATPTPSPSGVQHPVHPVHPVHPAHSSILSVATAAMLVSANQARESSGKPGHLQPKVEVNTKPSPYLRQPKIKHLDDAVTPLLVASRLEKAREKGREMMTERAEVAVMAEVVLQEPNRDRLHGGPRPSRTNPEPQVHVQTARLERQLSGEQLIQARKNELPQEVWREHAERQERRTLERQTSSEQEGHGSHEGRRRERDRHRLERQESSEHDTGKEHSDRRSGGGERRTTMAEIVEQLQEREAAQARGELARLHNGLPEMSSRPDRPRARDRPKPRRRPRPKEPGDTTRRSRSAPAQSGPAAPQPTTHSAHHEGFLFRKLDIESLKKSTNSRSWVNLYCVLNKGELGFYKDAKNVATAYNNEPMLNLAHCHCDVTNGYKKKKNVFTLKTKDGSEFLFHAKDEEDLKTWVSSIGGSISEHEEMAKCGQPQATTSSTDEGTRRDGSKAGSERGGERSDRAEKAEKAEREKEKDRGRDKDRPERSDRGGKAEAKRSEKSSKKK, via the exons ATGCTGATGGCGAGGGACGGAAACCGCGACGACACGCAGAAGCTTCACAAGAAATGGCTCAAGCATCAGGCCTTCATGGCAGAGCTGGCACAGAACAAAGAGTGGCTGGACAAGATCGAGCGG GAGGGTCAGCACTTGATCCAGGAGAAGCCTGAGCTGAGCCCGCTGGTGCGTCAGAAATTGGAGGAAATCCGCGAGTGTTGGCTGGACCTAGAGAGCACCACGCAGGCCAAGGCCCAGCAGCTCTTCCAGGCCAACAAGACCAACCTGCTGGCTCAGAGCTACCGCAGCCTGGACCAGAGGCTGGGACAGATGGAATGCCAGCTGGCCTACGTGGACCGCGGCCACGACCTGGCCACCGTTAACAGGCAGCTGAAGAAGCTGCAG ACCATGGAGTGCCAGATGGAGGAGTGGTACCAGGAGGTTGGTGAGCTGCAGGCTCAGGCGGCCGCCGTGCCGCAACAGACGCGAGCCAAGGAGACGGTGGCCGAGCAGCAGGCAGCGGTCGAGGCTCGCATGGTGCGCCTCATCGAACCCCTCAAGGAGCGCAGACGCCTGTTGCTGGGCTCCAAGGAGGTGCACCAGGTGGCACGAGACCTGGAGGATGAGATG TTGTGGGTGCAGGAGCGCCTCCCACTGGCTATGAGTCAGGAACATGGTTCGTCACTGCAGTCGGTGCAGCAGCTCATGAAGAAGAACCAG ACCCTCCAGAAGGAACTCCAGGGTCACCTGAGCCGTGTGGAGGAGGTCTTGGAGCGTGCAGCCATCTTCGCCTCAATCCGCAGTCCCGATGCCAACGCTGTGCGGGCGGGCCACGAGCAGCTCTCCCAGCTGTGGGTCCTGCTCTGGGCTGAGACCGAACGCCGGCAGTTGGTGCTGGACGCCATGTACCAGGCGCAGCAGTACTACTTTGACACGGCCGAGGTGGAAGCTTGGCTCAGCGAACAGGAGCTGCACATGATGAATGAGGAGAAAGGGAAG GACGAGCCGAGCACCTTACAACTGCTGAAGAAGCACCTGGTCCTGGAGCAGACCATCGAGGACTACGCTGAGACCATCGGCCTGCTGTCTCAGCAGTGTCGGCAGCTGTTGGAAATGGGACACCCCGACTG TGAGCAGATCAGCAAGCGTCAGTCGCAGATGGACCGCTTGTACGTGTCGCTAAAGGATCTGGTGGAGGAGCGTAAAAGCCGCCTGGAGCAGCAGTATTGGCTCTACCAGCTGAACCGAGAGGTGGATGAACTGGAGCAATGGATCGCCCAGAGGGAGGTGGTGGCTAGCTCGCCCGAACTGGGACAGGACTTTGAGCATGTCAGC TTGCTACAGGAGAAGTTTACGGAGTTTGCATCAGAAACGGGCAGCGCAGGTCAGGAACGCGTGACGGCTGTCAACCAGATGGTGGACGAGCTTATCGATTACGGCCATGCTGAGGCCGCCGTCATCGCAGAGTGGAAGGACGCCGTCAACGAGTCATGGGCCGAACTTCTGGAGTTGATGGAGACGCGGGCACAGATGCTGGCCGCCTCGCACCAGCTGCACAAGTTCTTCGCTGACTGCCGAGAG GTTCTGTCTCAGATTGACGACAAACACCGCAGGTTACCGGAGGTCCGCGTCCGTCAGAGCAGCACGGCCAACACCAGCACGCTGCAGAGGCTGCTGCACGGGTTCGAGCAGGACATCCAGCTGCTGGTCACGCAG GTGCGTCAGCTGCAGGAGAGTGCGGCCCAGCTGAGGACCGTGTACGCTGGCGAGAAAGCGGAAGCCATAGCGTGCCGTGAGCACCAAGTCATGCAGTGCTGGAAGGAGCTGCTCACTTCCTGCGAGGAGTGTCGGCTGCAGATCACCACTGAGACGGACAAGCTCAGGTTCTTGGGCCTGGCCCGCGATCAGATTATGTGGATGGACTCCATCCTCTGCCAGATCGACACGGGAGAGAAACCAAG GGACGTGTCGTCTGTGGAGGTTCTGATGAACTATCACCAGAGTCTGAGGAACGAGGTGGACGCTCGCAGTCAGAGTGTGATTGAATGTATCGACATGGGAAAGATGCTGCTGGCGGCGAGGAACCCTGCAGCTCACCAG ATCAAGGAGAAGCTGGACAAGGTGGTCGCTAAGCAACACGAGCTGTCTGTCAAGTGGGACAAGCACTGGGAGGCCCTGCAGCAAT TGCTGGAGGTTCACCAGTTTGCTCAGGAGGCGGTGGTGGCGGAGGCGTGGCTGACGGCGCAGGAGCCTCTGGTCAGCAGCAAGGAGCTGGGAGGCAGCGTGGACGAGGTGGAGCAGCTCATACGCCGACACGAAGCCTTCCGCAAAGCCGCCGCCACCTGGGAGGAACGATTCAGCTCGCTAAGACGGCTCACTACG GTGGAGAAGCTGAAAGCCGAGCAAAGCAAACAACCAGCAACGCCTCTGCTGGGCCGTAAAGTCTTCCTGGACCCTCAGGACGCATCTTCGGCGCCCCCTTCCACCCTCCCCCGCCTGCCCCTCTCCCCCGTCATGAGGCAGACCATCTATGAGCAGAACGAGGCCAGCACGCCACCCTCCCCCTCACCCGCCACTCCGACGCCGTCCCCCTCGGGGGTCCAACATCCCGTCCATCCCGTCCATCCCGTCCATCCCGCCCATTCCTCCATCTTGTCCGTGGCCACGGCTGCCATGTTAGTCTCGGCCAATCAGGCGCGAGAAAGCAGTGGGAAGCCGGGTCACCTTCAGCCCAAG GTCGAAGTGAACACCAAGCCGTCACCGTACCTCCGTCAACCCAAAATCAAACACCTGGACGACGCCGTGACGCCACTTTTGGTTGCCAGTCGGCTGGAGAAGGCCCGGGAGAAAGGCAGGGAGATGATGACGGAGAGAGCCGAGGTGGCCGTGATGGCCGAGGTGGTCCTCCAGGAGCCGAACCGGGACCGGCTCCACGGAGGGCCCAGGCCCTCAAGGACTAACCCCGAGCCGCAGGTTCATGTTCAGACTGCCCGGCTGGAACGTCAGCTTTCCGGTGAGCAGCTGATCCAGGCCCGCAAAAATGAGCTTCCTCAAGAGGTGTGGCGGGAACACGCCGAGCGTCAGGAACGGCGAACTCTGGAGAGGCAGACGTCCAGTGAGCAGGAAGGACACGGAAGCCACGAGGGCCGAAGGAGGGAGCGAGACCGACACCGACTGGAGAGGCAGGAATCCAGCGAGCACGACACTGGGAAGGAACATTCTGACCGACGCTCAGGAGGAGG AGAAAGGAGAACCACCATGGCAGAAATAGTGGAGCAGCTCCAGGAGAGAGAAGCAGCACAG GCCCGAGGCGAGCTTGCCCGCCTTCACAACGGCCTACCAGAGATGTCTTCCCGTCCCGACCGGCCTCGAGCCCGGGATAGACCCAAACCGCGGCGCCGGCCGCGACCCAAAGAGCCAGGAGACACCACGCGGCGATCCCGCTCTGCTCCGGCCCAGAGTGGCCCCGCGGCCCCCCAGCCCACCACACACAGTGCACACCATGAGGGCTTCCTCTTCCGCAAGCTGGACATCGAGAGCCTGAAGAAGAGCACCAACAG CAGGTCTTGGGTGAACCTGTATTGCGTACTAAATAAGGGCGAGCTGGGCTTCTACAAGGACGCCAAGAACGTCGCCACGGCGTACAACAATGAGCCGATGCTCAACCTCGCACACTGCCATTGTGACGTCACCAACGgatacaagaagaagaagaatgtctTCACGCTCAA AACAAAGGACGGCAGCGAGTTCTTGTTCCACGCTAAAGACGAG GAGGACCTGAAGACGTGGGTGAGCAGCATCGGCGGCAGCATCTCGGAACACGAGGAGATGGCCAAGTGCGGCCAGCCCCAAGCAACTACCTCATCCACCGACGAGGGCACGCGGCGCGACGGCAGCAAGGCTGGCTCGGAGCGTGGCGGAGAGCGATCGGACCGAGCCGAGAAGGCAGAAAAGGCGGAAAGGGAGAAAGAAAAGGACAGAGGACGGGACAAAGACAGGCCGGAGCGCTCGGATCGCGGTGGAAAGGCGGAAGCCAAACGCTCAGAGAAGTCCAGTAAGAAAAAGTGA